A region from the Geobacter benzoatilyticus genome encodes:
- a CDS encoding helix-turn-helix transcriptional regulator, protein MSSEIITPPNLITATGLLNEKEVARLIGMSTHWLRRKRWEGGGIPYIKLSGGNGAVRYRSEDVINFVESRCCTNTSHATVSQGG, encoded by the coding sequence ATGTCTTCTGAAATTATCACCCCCCCCAATCTCATCACAGCCACCGGCCTCTTGAATGAAAAAGAGGTGGCGCGGCTAATCGGCATGTCAACCCACTGGCTCAGACGCAAGCGCTGGGAAGGTGGAGGAATCCCCTACATCAAATTGAGCGGGGGTAATGGGGCGGTCCGATACCGTTCAGAGGATGTCATAAACTTTGTCGAGTCGCGGTGCTGCACCAACACTTCCCATGCGACGGTATCCCAAGGCGGCTAA
- a CDS encoding AAA family ATPase gives MIDFNTTLRLVEPTEELFRRAMQEVGIAPPGEIIADGKRHRFHLPDDKWKTENGYYQAWADENPTIIFGSWKDHGPGNWHKWTAKKEVEFTAAEREAYRQRIAESKRLQKEEEQRRHTECRGKSLFIWNNAPPAREDHPYLVRKNVKGHGLKEWKDSLVAPVMDMGGTLQGLQFIGPDGSKNFKAGTAISGHFSPIGDFTGGAFLIAEGYATGATLHEVTGYPVAVAFNAGNLKPVSEAFRAQYPDAALIVCADDDHATGGNPGLTKATEAAQAVGGFLAVPCFPEGRGAKDTDFNDLARLAGLEAVMASISAATTPEPKPTETISNTSQLSLSSWAVENYTQGDPEPQKMLVSGRFPLGKPGLVAAMGDTGKGFLFLDLGVKVAFGCDVLKHEAFGGLVEAEGPVVIIAAEDDAPTIHSRINSLDPTGRRFKYPGRLIIVPLPTAGGVPRFLDANKYGSLQETDTFHRMADDLEKLKPALICFDPMQPLFPVDLNKNENGQFAATLLSRLASRTGAATIGAHHMKKTGEINSLAEAREAIRGASALVDGCRFAYALWPVSEKDGRATCKALKVDYMANRVVNGGIVKSNGPADRTVTTYVRNDFGLLVDRTFEIKSRGTRRDEADEILVAAITTAAATGRPFTRTGVNGVGQRRHELPEALQCFGRERLESMAQTLLDSNKVVTCLANGTTVKWLDVPGGPFAEGRGSFEAGSGGRK, from the coding sequence GTGATTGACTTCAACACCACCCTACGACTTGTCGAACCGACAGAAGAGTTATTCAGGAGAGCAATGCAGGAAGTGGGGATTGCCCCGCCTGGGGAGATCATAGCAGACGGCAAGCGGCACCGCTTCCATCTCCCCGATGATAAATGGAAAACGGAAAACGGCTACTATCAGGCGTGGGCCGACGAGAACCCGACCATTATTTTCGGATCATGGAAAGATCACGGTCCCGGGAACTGGCACAAGTGGACCGCCAAGAAGGAGGTTGAGTTTACGGCGGCAGAGCGCGAAGCGTACCGGCAGCGGATCGCTGAATCAAAACGACTCCAAAAGGAGGAAGAACAACGAAGGCACACCGAGTGCCGGGGAAAATCCCTCTTCATTTGGAACAACGCGCCGCCCGCTCGCGAGGACCACCCATACCTTGTAAGGAAGAACGTCAAGGGCCACGGTCTGAAAGAATGGAAAGACAGTCTCGTTGCCCCTGTCATGGACATGGGCGGAACCCTCCAGGGCTTGCAATTTATCGGGCCGGACGGCTCCAAGAACTTCAAGGCCGGAACTGCCATTTCGGGGCATTTTTCCCCGATTGGTGATTTTACAGGCGGGGCGTTCCTGATTGCGGAGGGCTACGCTACAGGGGCGACGCTCCACGAAGTTACCGGCTATCCCGTCGCCGTCGCCTTCAATGCCGGGAACCTAAAGCCGGTTTCAGAAGCATTCCGGGCACAGTACCCCGATGCCGCGTTGATTGTCTGCGCCGATGATGACCACGCCACGGGAGGAAACCCCGGGTTGACGAAGGCCACCGAAGCGGCACAAGCCGTTGGCGGATTTCTAGCAGTGCCATGCTTTCCAGAAGGTCGTGGGGCGAAGGATACCGATTTTAATGACCTTGCGCGCCTTGCAGGGCTGGAAGCCGTCATGGCTTCCATTTCAGCCGCAACCACGCCAGAACCTAAACCCACTGAGACTATTTCAAACACTTCTCAATTGTCGCTTAGTTCCTGGGCTGTTGAGAATTACACGCAGGGTGATCCAGAACCACAAAAGATGCTTGTGTCGGGGCGTTTCCCCTTGGGTAAACCTGGGCTTGTTGCTGCCATGGGAGATACGGGGAAGGGGTTTCTCTTCCTTGATCTTGGCGTCAAGGTCGCTTTTGGTTGTGACGTGCTGAAACATGAAGCTTTCGGCGGGTTGGTGGAAGCGGAGGGGCCGGTCGTAATTATTGCCGCCGAAGATGACGCGCCCACAATCCACTCAAGGATTAATTCACTTGACCCCACGGGGAGGCGGTTCAAGTATCCCGGCCGCTTGATTATTGTTCCTCTTCCCACAGCCGGGGGTGTGCCTCGTTTTCTGGACGCCAACAAATATGGCAGTCTGCAAGAGACAGACACCTTTCACCGCATGGCCGATGACCTGGAAAAGCTGAAACCCGCCTTGATTTGTTTTGACCCCATGCAACCCCTTTTCCCCGTCGACCTAAACAAAAACGAGAACGGGCAATTTGCCGCCACCTTGTTGAGTCGACTTGCGTCACGTACGGGGGCCGCCACGATCGGGGCGCATCACATGAAGAAAACGGGCGAGATTAACAGCCTCGCCGAAGCACGGGAGGCAATCCGGGGCGCTAGTGCTTTGGTGGATGGTTGCCGGTTTGCTTACGCCTTGTGGCCGGTATCAGAAAAGGACGGCCGCGCCACCTGTAAAGCCCTAAAGGTTGATTACATGGCAAACCGTGTGGTCAATGGCGGAATCGTGAAGTCAAACGGCCCCGCTGACAGGACCGTAACAACGTATGTTCGTAATGACTTTGGTCTCCTGGTTGACCGTACCTTTGAAATCAAGTCGCGTGGGACACGGCGTGACGAAGCCGACGAGATCCTCGTCGCGGCCATCACCACGGCAGCAGCGACCGGCCGTCCCTTCACCAGAACAGGGGTGAACGGAGTAGGTCAACGCCGCCATGAGTTACCGGAGGCGCTTCAATGCTTCGGTCGTGAGCGGTTGGAATCCATGGCACAGACGCTTCTCGACTCCAACAAGGTTGTTACCTGTCTTGCGAATGGAACCACCGTCAAATGGTTGGACGTTCCAGGTGGACCATTTGCGGAGGGTCGCGGTTCCTTTGAAGCAGGTTCAGGGGGGCGGAAATGA
- a CDS encoding integrase family protein, translated as MPRLLLTKRNIDSKKHVPPVEKGQVDYFDTEVKGLMLRVGKNSKVFYVQVDVKDPVTGKFKTVKEKLGAYGEYTPEEARAKAPEIARRIREGRPADETPPTLKMMYDRYLADKRLSTGTETLYKSYVPRFFEGWLDLPLNLLEQALAPEIIIDRFQNIREVNGPGAANNSFKCLQAIINYAEILYPQFITRNPVKVLSRAEMWEKIEGRDDCLEPKQFKIFAEALLTCTPVHRDCYTFALYHGIRPSEAYTLAWNEVDLESGVVTFRHDTERSKRSYTAPLSRQSRAILERRKAAAIEGQEYVFPKQGPRNKHDHLIIRADDLRRRTGLNLTVHGLRRSFITTGERLRFRREDINRLTGHVDSSVTGKHYSKLTPDDLRPVLQAICNEIERLMVEGVGAKIVQLPTAQGE; from the coding sequence ATGCCAAGACTGCTACTCACCAAGCGCAACATTGACAGCAAGAAGCACGTCCCCCCCGTAGAAAAGGGGCAGGTTGATTACTTCGATACGGAAGTGAAGGGCCTTATGCTTCGGGTAGGCAAGAACTCCAAGGTGTTTTACGTCCAGGTGGATGTGAAGGACCCCGTCACCGGCAAGTTCAAGACCGTCAAGGAGAAGTTGGGAGCTTACGGCGAGTACACCCCGGAGGAGGCACGAGCGAAGGCCCCCGAAATTGCCCGGCGTATCCGTGAGGGCAGACCGGCAGACGAGACACCGCCAACACTTAAAATGATGTATGACCGCTACCTGGCAGACAAGCGACTGTCTACAGGAACCGAGACGCTTTATAAAAGCTACGTCCCCCGATTCTTTGAGGGCTGGCTTGACCTCCCTTTGAATCTCCTTGAGCAAGCACTTGCCCCGGAGATCATCATTGACCGATTCCAGAATATACGAGAGGTAAACGGCCCAGGAGCGGCAAACAACAGCTTCAAGTGCCTGCAAGCAATCATCAACTATGCAGAAATACTTTACCCTCAGTTCATCACACGGAACCCCGTCAAGGTCTTGTCCCGTGCTGAAATGTGGGAGAAGATCGAAGGGCGGGACGATTGCCTTGAACCCAAGCAATTCAAGATATTCGCGGAAGCATTACTGACCTGCACTCCCGTTCACCGTGACTGCTACACCTTCGCCCTTTACCATGGCATCCGCCCATCCGAAGCCTACACCCTCGCCTGGAACGAGGTTGACTTAGAAAGCGGCGTTGTGACATTTCGGCATGATACAGAAAGGTCGAAGCGGTCATATACGGCCCCCCTTTCAAGGCAATCACGGGCAATCCTCGAAAGACGGAAAGCCGCAGCAATCGAGGGGCAAGAGTATGTATTTCCGAAGCAGGGACCGCGCAACAAACACGATCACCTGATAATAAGAGCAGACGATCTGAGACGCCGAACCGGCCTTAACTTAACGGTCCACGGCTTGCGCCGGTCATTCATCACCACGGGCGAACGGTTACGCTTTCGGCGAGAAGATATAAACAGGCTGACCGGACACGTCGACAGCTCTGTCACCGGTAAACACTACTCGAAACTGACACCAGATGATTTGAGGCCGGTACTGCAAGCCATCTGCAACGAGATAGAGCGGCTTATGGTCGAGGGTGTAGGGGCGAAGATAGTGCAACTGCCGACAGCACAAGGCGAATAG
- the hpnH gene encoding adenosyl-hopene transferase HpnH produces MRFPARLNYDLTKYIISNKMKKIEKFPLVLMLEPTHLCNLACSGCGRIREYADTIQQMMSLEDCLKSVDECPAPVVTITGGEPFLYEHIYELIPAVLDRGKHVYLCTNGLLLEKALENIEVHPNFYLNVHMDGLEETHDRILERKGTFRIAIEGIKKAKAKGFRVCTNTTIFKDTDLVEIEMLFSLLTDLGVDGILVAPGFDYEAVGEHLFLQRREIEKKFEEVYRMSKRFRFWSTPMYLRFLKGEKKLDCTPWGNPTRNPLGWKAPCYLITDTHYPSFREMMEKTDWNKYGVGKDPRCAQCMMHCGFEPTVVSEIGKSWKDILEMAVWNLS; encoded by the coding sequence ATGCGTTTTCCCGCAAGACTGAACTACGACCTCACGAAATACATCATCTCCAACAAGATGAAGAAAATCGAGAAATTCCCCCTGGTCCTCATGCTTGAGCCGACCCACCTCTGCAACCTGGCCTGCTCCGGCTGCGGCCGCATCCGCGAGTACGCCGACACAATCCAGCAGATGATGAGCCTGGAGGATTGCCTGAAGTCCGTGGACGAATGCCCGGCCCCGGTAGTGACCATCACCGGCGGCGAGCCGTTTCTCTATGAGCACATCTACGAACTGATCCCGGCGGTCCTTGACCGGGGCAAGCACGTTTATCTCTGCACCAACGGGCTGCTGCTGGAAAAGGCCCTAGAGAACATCGAAGTCCACCCCAACTTCTACCTCAACGTCCACATGGACGGCCTCGAAGAGACCCACGACCGGATACTGGAGCGGAAAGGGACCTTCAGGATCGCCATTGAAGGGATCAAAAAGGCAAAGGCCAAGGGCTTCCGGGTCTGCACCAATACCACCATCTTCAAGGATACCGACCTGGTGGAGATCGAGATGCTCTTCTCGCTCCTAACCGATCTGGGGGTTGACGGCATCCTGGTGGCGCCGGGATTCGACTACGAAGCGGTGGGTGAACACCTCTTCCTTCAGCGGCGGGAAATCGAGAAAAAGTTCGAGGAAGTCTACCGGATGAGCAAGCGGTTCCGCTTCTGGTCAACCCCCATGTATCTGCGCTTCCTCAAGGGGGAGAAAAAGCTCGACTGCACTCCCTGGGGAAACCCGACCCGCAACCCCCTTGGCTGGAAGGCACCGTGCTACCTCATCACCGACACCCACTATCCCAGCTTCAGGGAGATGATGGAAAAGACCGACTGGAACAAGTACGGCGTGGGAAAAGACCCCCGCTGCGCCCAGTGCATGATGCACTGCGGTTTCGAACCTACGGTGGTTTCGGAAATCGGGAAGAGCTGGAAAGATATTCTGGAAATGGCCGTCTGGAACTTGTCGTGA
- a CDS encoding helix-turn-helix domain-containing protein: MANKRLNNLERQQIAILAAQGITPHAMSKDLGRDEKTISKALKEPEVMVLVEEARGKLADVYESTARRMLASITDADILKINAYQRTVASGIATDKMRLLRGESTSNQSIFFRIVAEAPDLPPEEDEQASPK; encoded by the coding sequence ATGGCAAACAAACGGTTGAACAATCTCGAAAGGCAGCAAATCGCCATATTGGCCGCACAAGGCATTACACCCCACGCCATGAGTAAAGACCTGGGCCGAGACGAGAAAACCATCTCAAAGGCACTGAAGGAACCGGAAGTAATGGTTTTGGTTGAAGAGGCCAGGGGGAAATTGGCAGACGTCTATGAATCTACGGCGCGCCGGATGCTGGCGAGTATCACGGATGCCGACATTTTGAAAATCAACGCCTACCAGCGAACCGTAGCAAGCGGTATCGCCACAGACAAAATGCGGCTACTCCGTGGCGAGTCCACCAGCAACCAGAGCATATTTTTCCGCATCGTTGCGGAAGCCCCGGACTTACCCCCCGAGGAAGATGAGCAAGCCTCGCCGAAATAA